The stretch of DNA ATATCTTCGATAGGATCGGTACTGATCGTCTTCCCATCCCTCAAAATTGTCACAGTATCGGCAAGCTCCAAAACTTCCCCCAGTTTGTGGGAAATGTAGATACAGGTGACACCTTGGTGCTTTAAGCCATTCAGCAATTGTATCAATACTTTCACGTCACTCTCCGTCAACGCAGCTGTCGGCTCATCCAGGATGAGTATCTCCGTTTTTTTCGTAAGCGCCTTTGCGATTTCCAACAATTGTTGTTTCCCTACAGATAAATCACCCGTTCTGACTTGCGGGTCTATATTCAGTCCGATTTGTTCCAGCTTTTTCTTGGCTTCAGAGTAAATCCTGTTCCAATCGATAAACTTTCTTCTCATCAGATCATCGCCCAGGAAAAGATTCTCTGCAACCGACATTTCCTCCACCAGCGCCAGTTCCTGATAAATGATCCCTATACCTGCATCCTGCGCCTCTTTGATTGATTTGAACTCTGCTTCGTTTCCGTTAATGACAATTTTTCCGCTGTAACTATTCCGAGGGTAAACACCGCTGAGTATTTTCATCAAAGTTGATTTCCCTGCTCCGTTTTCTCCGCAGAGCGCGTGTATTTCTCCTTTTCTAACGGAAAACGTCACATCTTCCAAAGCACGTACACCCGGAAACTCCTTTGTGATGCCTTTCATTTCAAGTGCATACATGCCTGTATGTCCCTCCCGCCACTGATTGATTGTTAGGACTTTTCCAGAGTTCACAAGGTACATCCAGCTTGATTTTCATTTTGATGCCATTCCGTAACCTGTCCTTATGAATAAATAATCTCCGGCTCCATATTACCCAGCAGCTGGCCATTCACTCTCTGGTACGTTTTTATATACATCCTCAAGTGAATGAAATCCATCTTTGATCACGGTATCAGCCAAGTTATCTTTATTCACCTGGATTGGTTCGAGCTTGATGAATGGTACATCCATCTTTCCATTGTTGATGGTGGAGTCAGCTTTGACTTCCTCCCCTTTTGCCAGCTGGACTGCCACTTCGGCACTTTTTGTCGCAATTTCTTTAATCGGCTTATAAATAGTCATTGTCTGTGTGCCTTCTGCAATTCGCTGTACTCCGGAAAGATCGGCATCCTGTCCGGATATGGCCACTTTCCCTGCCAGACCTTGGGCTTCCAGAGCCTGAATTGCCCCGCCAGCAGTACTGTCATTCGATGCCACGACTGCATCGACGTCATTTTTATTTGCGGTCAGCGCATTTTCCATGATTTTGAGGGCTTCATTTGCATCCCAGTTCTTCACCCATTGATCACCGATGATTTCAATATCCCCACTGTCCACGAGCGGCTGCAGGATATTCAGCTGACCTTCCCGGAATAACTTGGCATTATTGTCTGTCGGAGATCCGCCCATCAAGAAATATTTTCCTGTCGGTACTTGTTCTGTGAGGTATTCAGCCTGCATTTCGCCTACACGCACATTATCAAAAGATACATAGGCATCTATATCTGCCCCATTGATCAGACGATCATAAGAAAGGACTGAAATCCCTTCTGCCTTTGCCTGATCTACAACAGTCGAAAGAGCATCGGAATTGATTGCGATTATGACAAGTGTATCTATATCCTGGGACAGCATGTTTTGGATTTGGGACAGCTGTTTCGCTTCATCACCATCTGCAGATTGGACAAGGACTTCTGCACCCAGCTCTTCTGCCTTCTCCACGAAAAAGTCACGATCATGCTGCCAGCGTTCAAGTGTCAAATCTGAAACGGATAAGCCAATTTTAAGTTTATCGCCTCCCTCTCCTCTTCCAGAGTCATCAGTACTGTCTTTACCAACATCTTGACCGCAGGCTGCTAAGACAAAAAGAAGTAAGCTAACCAAGCCCAGCAAAAGTAAGCCCTTACATTTCTTCACGTAACCTACACCTCCGCTTCTTTTGATAATCCATTTTCCATTTGATAATATCATCGAAAACTTAGTTTGTCTATACGATAAACTAAGTTTTGTTTTAAATATTCCATTGCCTGTTCCTGCAATAAACGTATACTAATGCAATCCATTGCCTTATAATGTAAGTGTTTTCACAGATTCCTAAGCACGCTGTCCCAATAGACTAACAGAAATCGGAGGTTTAAAAATGGAGAGAATCAGCAGTTCTATTTATCTCATATTGGAATGGATCACCCGTTTTGCTTATTTGAATGTCCTGTGGATCTTATTCACCTTCACCGGTGGGATTATCTTAGGATTTTTCCCTTCCACCACTGCCATGTTCACCATCATCAGGAATTGGTTAAGAGGAGAGTCCGATGCTGCGCTGCTTGGGACGTTTTGGTCATCATATAAAAAAGAATTTTGGAAAAGTAATAAATTGGGGATATTCGTTGCCATGCTCATGGTGATAATCATCCTTGATATTTGGTATTTGCACTTCCTTCCCCCTGTCTTGTCGTGGTTCCACATTCCTTTGCTGGTATTTATCCTGTTTTCCTTCCTTTTCTTATTTTATCTTTTTCCGGCATTTGTCCATTTTGATTTGAATGTCCGGTCAATCATTAAGCATGCCTTTCTCATCATGCTGATTCATCCGCTGCACACTCTCATGATCATTATCTGTCTAGCTTGTTTAACACTCATGATGTATGCGCTTCCTTCCTTGGCATTTTTATTTGGTGGAAGTGCTTTTGCTTTTACGACTATGTGGCTTTGCCTTCATGCTTTTACTGGAATGAATAAAAAAAACAGCGCATAAAAGGAGGCTGGGACATAACTAATTCCCCAGTGTTTAAAACCGAATCTTATCTTGAGCGCCGCTTCGGCAGAACACTCCGCTTTCCACGGGAACGGCCTCAGCCTCCTCGTGGAAAGGTCACCACTGTGGGGTCTTCAGCTCGCGCTGTTCCCGTAGGAGTCTCCGTTTCTTCCTACACTGGGATAGATAACTAATCAAAAAACCGAACTTATGCAAATTTTCGTATGAAGATTTGCAATATAGTTCGGTTTTTTATTTGGCTAAAACACTTTTGTCCCAGCCTCTTTGGCTTTTTAACCTTTGACTGCACTGGAGGAAATACCTTCCACCACTTTATTGCTGAAAAACAGGAAGGCCAGCAATATAGGCAGCATACTGATGATCAGAGTTGCCCCGATTGCCCCCCAATCCGTCATATACTGTCCAATGAAATTTTGTATCCCGACTGTCAGTGTTTTGTATTCATCCGAACTTATAAAGGTATTCACAAAAACAAATTCATTCCAGTTATAAATCATGTTGATGATCACTGTGGTGGACAATACCGGAACAGTCATCGGAAGGATGATCCTGAAAAAAATCCTATGAACCGAACAGCCATCCATAATGGCTGCCTCTTCTATTTCGCGAGGCAATGCATAGTAGAATCCCAACAAAATCATCAAGGTGATCGGTAAATTATAAGCTGTATACGTGATGACGATCGACCAAGGATTATCTATCATATCCACTTTCAAAAACATGTTGAACAAAGGGATGATGGAAGAATGTATAGGAATCATCAATCCCACCATGAATAGCCCAAGCACCGGTTTGCTTAACTTCCATTTCATCCTGGTAATTGCAAATGCGGCCATACTTGCCAACAAAACGGTAAAGATGATGGCTACTCCTGTAATCCAGACACTATTCCAGAAATAACCTCCTATACCGCTATCCCATACCTTCATATAATTTTCCCATCTAAATGCAGTTGGCAGGGCGAATGGGGATTCCGAAAAGATCTCCTGATTATTTTTCAAGGAAAAAAGAAACAGCCATAAAATCGGGAATATCTGCAACACAGCCACTGCAGCCAAACATACATAAAGAAGCATGTAGCTTACTTTTTTCAAGGGAACGACCTCCTTTTAATATTGCAATTCCTCTTTGGAAGCTGTGACTTTTCGTATAATGACGGTAACAATCAGTGTGATGAGCAATAACAAGAAACCAATGGCACTGCCATATCCAAAGTCATTACTGGAGAATGCTAACTTGTACATATAGGATGCCATCACTTCACTGGCACCATTAGGTCCGCCGCCAGTCATGACATAAATCAAGTCAAAGTACTTCAATGAGCCTACGACCGCCAGGACAATCGTCACTTTCACAACCCCCATGATCAAAGGCAGTTTGATCCTGTACGCAATCTGCAATGGTGTTGCTCCATCTATTCTGGCAGCCTCGACTATCGACTCGGGGATATTTTTCAAGGCAGCATAATAGATCAATATATAAAAGCCTGCATATTGCCAAAGAATCGGAATGAAGATGGCATATAGGACTACAGTCGGTTCTGCAAGCCAAGCGGGCGGGTTTTCCACCCCAACTAAAGCTAACATGCTATTTAAAATTCCATTGGAAGGATGAAAGACTTTGATCCATAGTTGGGCAATTGCCACCGATGATAACAACATTGGAATCAAGTATATTTTCCGTAGTAGATTGGATCCTTTAATCTTAGATGCCAGAACTAACGATATTGCCAAATACGCAATCAGACTCACAGTGGAAAATAATGCAAGCAAGAATGAATGCAAAGCGCTTTCCCAAAATAGTCCATCCTGGATGGCGTTGAAGTAGTTTTCCATACCGATGTACTTCATGGCACCGATACCATCCCAGTCCATCAAGCCATAGTATCCAGACAGCAGCAAAGGAATGAAGATGAATATGCTGATGAGTAAAAAAGCCGGGAGAATATACAATCCGATTATCCATTTATTGGACATCACTTTATCCATTGGGATCAACTCCTTTTTTATGAATGAAGGGCAATCCAGCTATAGGTTTGCCCTTCACTACCGCT from Terribacillus sp. FSL K6-0262 encodes:
- the xylF gene encoding D-xylose ABC transporter substrate-binding protein, producing MKKCKGLLLLGLVSLLLFVLAACGQDVGKDSTDDSGRGEGGDKLKIGLSVSDLTLERWQHDRDFFVEKAEELGAEVLVQSADGDEAKQLSQIQNMLSQDIDTLVIIAINSDALSTVVDQAKAEGISVLSYDRLINGADIDAYVSFDNVRVGEMQAEYLTEQVPTGKYFLMGGSPTDNNAKLFREGQLNILQPLVDSGDIEIIGDQWVKNWDANEALKIMENALTANKNDVDAVVASNDSTAGGAIQALEAQGLAGKVAISGQDADLSGVQRIAEGTQTMTIYKPIKEIATKSAEVAVQLAKGEEVKADSTINNGKMDVPFIKLEPIQVNKDNLADTVIKDGFHSLEDVYKNVPESEWPAAG
- a CDS encoding DUF624 domain-containing protein, with product MERISSSIYLILEWITRFAYLNVLWILFTFTGGIILGFFPSTTAMFTIIRNWLRGESDAALLGTFWSSYKKEFWKSNKLGIFVAMLMVIIILDIWYLHFLPPVLSWFHIPLLVFILFSFLFLFYLFPAFVHFDLNVRSIIKHAFLIMLIHPLHTLMIIICLACLTLMMYALPSLAFLFGGSAFAFTTMWLCLHAFTGMNKKNSA
- a CDS encoding carbohydrate ABC transporter permease: MKKVSYMLLYVCLAAVAVLQIFPILWLFLFSLKNNQEIFSESPFALPTAFRWENYMKVWDSGIGGYFWNSVWITGVAIIFTVLLASMAAFAITRMKWKLSKPVLGLFMVGLMIPIHSSIIPLFNMFLKVDMIDNPWSIVITYTAYNLPITLMILLGFYYALPREIEEAAIMDGCSVHRIFFRIILPMTVPVLSTTVIINMIYNWNEFVFVNTFISSDEYKTLTVGIQNFIGQYMTDWGAIGATLIISMLPILLAFLFFSNKVVEGISSSAVKG
- a CDS encoding sugar ABC transporter permease, yielding MDKVMSNKWIIGLYILPAFLLISIFIFIPLLLSGYYGLMDWDGIGAMKYIGMENYFNAIQDGLFWESALHSFLLALFSTVSLIAYLAISLVLASKIKGSNLLRKIYLIPMLLSSVAIAQLWIKVFHPSNGILNSMLALVGVENPPAWLAEPTVVLYAIFIPILWQYAGFYILIYYAALKNIPESIVEAARIDGATPLQIAYRIKLPLIMGVVKVTIVLAVVGSLKYFDLIYVMTGGGPNGASEVMASYMYKLAFSSNDFGYGSAIGFLLLLITLIVTVIIRKVTASKEELQY